The Macaca fascicularis isolate 582-1 chromosome 11, T2T-MFA8v1.1 genome includes a region encoding these proteins:
- the DDN gene encoding dendrin yields the protein MLDGPLFSEGPDSPRELQDEESGSCLWVQKSKLLVIEVKTISCHYSRRAPSRQPMDFQASHWARGFQNRTCGPRPGSPQPPPRRPWASRVLQEATNWRAGPLAEVRAREQEKRKAASQEREAKETERKRRKAGGARRSPPGRPRPEPRNAPRAAQPAGLPATLRPERLALVGRAPRPSAQPQSDPGSAWAGPWGGRRPGPPSYEAHLLLRGSVGTAPRRRWDRPPPYVAPPSYEGPHRTLGTKRGPGHSQVPTSSAPPPTPARTEGGRTKKRLDPRIYRDVLGAWGLRQGQGLLGGSPGCGAARARPEPGKGVVEKSLGLAAADLNSGSDSHPQAKATGSAGTETTPAGSATAAPSAPRPAPRSRHHLKGSREGKEGKEQIWFPKCWIPSPKKQPPRHSQTLPRPWAPGGTGWRESQGLAEGAGPETLEGWKATRRAHTLPRSSQGPSRGEGVFVIDATCVVIRSQYVPTPRTQQVQLLPSGVTRVVGESASQSKPGKEESEGATVFPSPCRKRLSNSRLLHQPGGGRGGEAEGGRSGDSSLEERTSRILGLPAPEVNLRDAPTQPGSPEHQALGPGASGAQGRAEGSEVAVVQRRAGRGWARTPGPYAGALREAVSRIRRHTAPDSDTDEAEELSVHSGSSDGSDTEAPGASWRNERTLPGVGNSSSEEDGKTAELSDSVGEILDVISQTEEVLFGVRDIRGTQQGNKKRQ from the exons atgCTGGATGGCCCACTGTTCTCCGAGGGGCCTGACAGCCCCCGGGAGCTCCAGGATGAGGAGTCTGGCAGCTGCCTCTGGGTGCAGAAGTCCAAGCTATTGGTGATAGAAGTGAAGACTATTTCCTGTCATTATAGTCGCCGCGCCCCTTCTCGACAGCCCATGGACTTCCAGGCCAGCCACTGGGCTCGCGGGTTCCAGAACCGCAC GTGTGGGCCGCGCCCGGGATCCCCACAGCCGCCGCCCCGCCGGCCCTGGGCCTCCAGGGTGCTGCAGGAGGCGACCAACTGGCGGGCGGGGCCCCTGGCCGAGGTCCGAGCTCgggagcaagagaaaaggaaagcgGCGTCGCAGGAGCGGGAGGCCAAGGAGACCGAGCGAAAAAGGCGGAAGGCTGGTGGGGCCCGACGAAGCCCCCCGGGTCGGCCCCGCCCGGAGCCCCGCAACGCCCCTCGGGCAGCCCAGCCGGCAGGGCTCCCTGCTACCTTGCGGCCGGAGCGCCTGGCGCTGGTGGGGCGAGCGCCCCGTCCATCCGCGCAGCCGCAGAGCGACCCAGGGTCGGCGTGGGCGGGGCCCTGGGGAGGTCGGCGGCCGGGGCCCCCAAGCTACGAGGCTCACCTGCTGCTGAGAGGTTCTGTCGGGACCGCCCCGCGACGCCGCTGGGACCGGCCGCCACCCTACGTGGCTCCACCTTCTTACGAAGGCCCCCATAGGACCTTGGGGACTAAGAGAGGCCCCGGACACTCCCAGGTGCCCACTTCATCAGCCCCACCTCCGACTCCGGCCAGGACAGAGGGAGGGCGCACAAAGAAGAGGCTGGATCCTCGGATCTACCGGGACGTCCTCGGGGCTTGGGGTCTCCGACAGGGGCAAGGTCTCTTGGGGGGATCCCCAGGCTGTGGAGCGGCCAGAGCAAGGCCAGAGCCCGGCAAGGGGGTCGTGGAGAAAAGCCTGGGGCTGGCTGCTGCTGACTTGAACAGTGGTAGCGACAGCCATCCCCAAGCCAAAGCTACAGGGAGCGCAGGCACCGAGACAACTCCTGCGGGGTCTGCAACTGCGGCTCCCAGTGCCCCGCGTCCCGCTCCCAGATCCAGGCACCACCTCAAGGGCtcgagggaagggaaagaaggaaaagaacagatCTGGTTCCCTAAATGCTGGATTCCCTCCCCTAAAAAGCAGCCGCCCCGCCATAGCCAGACACTCCCCAGACCCTGGGCTCCCGGAGGCACCGGATGGAGAGAATCCCAGGGTCTTGCAGAGGGGGCAGGACCGGAGACCCTGGAGGGTTGGAAGGCGACCCGCCGTGCCCACACCTTGCCCCGCAGTTCCCAGGGCCCGTCCCGTGGGGAAGGAGTCTTTGTCATTGACGCCACGTGCGTGGTGATACGATCCCAATATGTTCCAACCCCCCGAACCCAGCAGGTGCAGCTTTTGCCCTCTGGGGTGACACGCGTGGTGGGGGAATCCGCCAGCCAATCGAAGCCCGGCAAGGAGGAGAGTGAAGGGGCCACGGTCTTTCCTTCCCCTTGCCGAAAGCGGCTGTCGAACAGTCGCCTTTTACACCAGCCCGGCGGGGGCCGCGGGGGCGAAGCTGAGGGCGGGAGGTCGGGGGACTCCTCACTGGAGGAGCGCACCTCCCGCATCTTGGGGCTCCCGGCCCCGGAAGTAAACCTGCGGGACGCCCCCACGCAGCCAGGTAGCCCAGAGCACCAAGCCTTAGGCCCAGGAGCTTCGGGAGCCCAGGGCAGGGCCGAGGGCTCGGAAGTGGCGGTGGTCCAGCGGCGCGCGGGCCGGGGCTGGGCGCGGACCCCAGGGCCCTACGCCGGGGCCCTGCGAGAAGCCGTGTCCCGTATCCGCCGCCACACCGCCCCTGACTCGGACACGGACGAAGCTGAGGAGCTTAGCGTCCATAGCGGCTCCTCTGATGGAAGCGACACAGAAGCCCCAGGCGCCTCCTGGCGGAATGAGAGGACCCTGCCCGGGGTTGGAAACAGTTCGTCGGAGGAAGATGGGAAGACAGCGGAACTGAGCGACAGTGTCGGAGAGATCCTAGATGTCATAAGCCAAACCGAGGAGGTCCTCTTCGGGGTGAGGGACATCAGGGGGACTCAACAGGGAAATAAGAAGAGGCAGTGA